The following are from one region of the Variovorax sp. V213 genome:
- a CDS encoding response regulator transcription factor, with protein MYLTGSEQQALRGVFTLLAQDRGESDIRERLGWALLDLLHADQFASFVWHAETGRFEGRVALNMDPANLDRYGEWHQHHDPITFVLQSHRRATRVTDVMPQRELMQTEFFTDFLSRDGLHWGMNLHAFEGNRALGDLRIWRRKGRGDFGDHEKALLDLIEPAFIGALRRAQRTAAATPMPAETGWRELSAREQEVARAVCQGLTDKEIARRMAVSVPTVRTYLRRIFDKLGIERRSALAGLAKR; from the coding sequence ATGTACCTGACAGGCTCCGAACAGCAGGCGCTGCGCGGCGTTTTCACGCTGCTCGCGCAAGACCGCGGCGAAAGCGACATCCGCGAGCGCCTGGGCTGGGCGCTGCTCGACCTGCTGCATGCGGACCAGTTCGCCTCCTTCGTGTGGCATGCCGAAACCGGCCGCTTCGAGGGTCGCGTTGCGCTGAACATGGACCCCGCCAATCTCGACCGCTACGGCGAATGGCACCAGCACCATGACCCCATCACCTTCGTGCTGCAGTCGCACCGCCGCGCCACGCGGGTGACCGACGTGATGCCGCAGCGCGAACTGATGCAGACCGAGTTCTTCACCGACTTTCTCTCGCGCGACGGACTGCACTGGGGCATGAACCTGCATGCCTTCGAAGGCAACCGTGCGCTGGGCGATCTGCGCATCTGGCGGCGCAAGGGACGCGGCGATTTTGGTGACCATGAGAAGGCGCTGCTCGACCTGATCGAGCCGGCGTTCATCGGTGCGCTGCGGCGCGCGCAGCGCACGGCGGCTGCCACGCCGATGCCCGCCGAAACCGGCTGGCGCGAATTGAGCGCGCGCGAACAGGAGGTTGCACGGGCCGTGTGCCAAGGCCTCACCGACAAGGAGATCGCGCGCCGCATGGCCGTGAGCGTGCCGACAGTGCGCACCTACCTGCGGCGCATCTTCGACAAGCTCGGCATCGAACGCCGGTCGGCGCTGGCCGGCCTGGCGAAGCGCTGA